The Mycolicibacterium hassiacum DSM 44199 genome includes a window with the following:
- a CDS encoding Na(+)/H(+) antiporter subunit C, which yields MTTNIVPLVLIGGLTSAGVYLLLERNLTRMLLGLLLIGNAVNLLIIVAGGPSGNPPIRGRTSDGQEVTADPLAQAMILTAIVITMGVAAFVLAMAYRSYRLTTEEEVGPDPEDARVSEMAATDEVTLGADRPRTEMPRDTDLPDELDAIPGFEGSK from the coding sequence ATGACCACGAACATCGTTCCGCTTGTACTGATCGGCGGACTCACCAGCGCCGGGGTGTACCTGCTGCTCGAACGCAACCTGACCCGGATGTTGTTGGGGCTGTTGCTGATCGGCAACGCGGTCAACCTGCTGATCATCGTGGCGGGCGGCCCGTCTGGCAATCCGCCGATCCGCGGGCGCACCAGCGACGGGCAGGAGGTCACCGCCGATCCGCTCGCGCAGGCCATGATCCTCACCGCGATCGTCATCACCATGGGGGTCGCGGCGTTCGTGCTGGCGATGGCCTACCGGTCCTACCGGCTGACCACCGAGGAGGAGGTGGGCCCCGACCCCGAGGACGCGCGTGTGTCGGAGATGGCGGCCACCGACGAGGTCACCCTCGGCGCCGACCGTCCGCGCACGGAGATGCCGCGCGACACCGATCTGCCCGACGAACTCGACGCGATCCCCGGATTCGAGGGCTCGAAGTGA